Proteins from a genomic interval of Corvus moneduloides isolate bCorMon1 chromosome 6, bCorMon1.pri, whole genome shotgun sequence:
- the PPP1R13B gene encoding apoptosis-stimulating of p53 protein 1 isoform X9, with protein MAARQQQQIENQQQMLVAKEQRLRYLKQQERRQQQSVSESEKLQKLKERVETQETKLKKIRAMRGQVDYSKMMNGNLSTEIEHISAMFQEKQQELQAAVLKVDQLTQQLEDLRKGKLNGFQSYNGQVTGPAAVELKKLYQELQIRNRLNQEQNSKLQQQKELLNKRNMEVAMMDKRINELRERLYKKKVEARQKENIPLNRINGTSSPQSSLSASGRVAAVGPYIQVPSAGTYAVPVDPVKPQSLTIAPNSTHGRSKSETDCGCVKKSPDTWKVSDLDIIVDPILSPPTSLQSAVHNVIRLAPTLFDTQHSNDGNWPILKQSSAPVVKPPQISNTDWKESSMDTALKQGTISSQPLPTSVLGSTDKMGLDLGKVPPTVPGVSKQLPQNYGTYPSPVPLGTGSTNSLERRKDGSLPRPGTSIANRQRPVPLPPPSNMHQPSSSQQIQQRISVPPSPTYQPSGPPLFPGGEGRPELPLTVAIRPFLADKGSRPQSPRKGPQTVNSSSIYSVYLQQATPPKNYQQAVYNTLNKSVKAVYGKPVLQSGSTSPSPLPFLHGSLPAQSPSQPQSQPQTEVTEKDQELENAPPPTENSNVENIPRPLSPTKLTPIVHSPLRYQSDADLEALRRKLANAPRPLKKRSSITEPEGPSGPNIQKLLYQRFNTLAGGIESAPFYQPSNPQDFIGNLADVDNGNASTNGNIEEPIPVQPTVPVPDEPPPSSDANDNELPSPTTEELISTETTNQTPETTEDNNNNLAIVPSTEQSPSPTPEVSSPVEDEAPLPPALPPPLPPTKRTNLKKPNSERTGHGLRVKFNPLALLLDASLEGEFDLVQRIIYEVDDPSKPNDEGITPLHNAVCAGHHHIVKFLLDFGVNVNAADSDGWTPLHCAASCNSVHLCKLLVESGAAIFASTISDIETAADKCEEMEEGYIQCSQFLYGVQEKLGVMNKGVVYALWDYEAQNNDELSFHEGDAITILRRKDDNETEWWWARLNDKEGYVPKNLLGLYPRIKPRQRTLA; from the exons ATGGCTGCCCGACAACAGCAACAGATTGAAAATCAACAGCAAATGTTGGTTGCTAAG GAACAACGTTTGCGTTACCTGAAGCAGCAAGAGCGTCGCCAGCAGCAGTCTGTTTCTGAGAGTGAAAAGCTTCAAAAACTTAAAGAACGTGTTGAAACCCAAGagacaaagctgaaaaaaatccgTGCCATGAGAGGACAAGTGGACTACAGCAAGATGATGAATGGCAATCTGT CAACTGAAATTGAGCATATAAGTGCCATgttccaggaaaagcagcaggagctgcaggctgcAGTGTTAAAAGTGGATCAGCTCACTCAGCAGCTGGAGGATttaaggaaagggaaactgaaTGGGTTTCAGTCTTACAATGGACAAGTGACAGGGCCTGCAGCAGTAGAATTAAAAAAGCTGTATCAAGAGCTACAG atcCGTAACAGGCTTAACCAGGAGCAGAACTCcaagctccagcagcagaaagagctCCTAAACAAACGCAATATGGAGGTGGCTATGATGGACAAGCGAATCAACGAGCTGCGCGAACGACTGTACAAGAAAAAAGTTGAGGCAcgtcaaaaagaaaacattcct TTGAATCGTATTAATGGAACTTCATCACCCCAGTCATCCTTGAGTGCTTCAGGAAGGGTAGCAGCAGTAGGACCTTACATCCAAGTTCCAAGTGCTGGCACTTACGCTGTTCCAGTAGATCCAGTTAAGCCACAGTCTCTCACCATTGCTCCTAACTCAACACATGGAAGATCAAAATCTG AGACAGACTGTGGGTGTGTGAAAAAATCTCCAGACACCTGGAAGGTTTCTGATTTAGACATAATAGTGGATCCTATTCTGTCACCTCCCACTTCTCTTCAGTCTGCTGTTCACAATGTCATCCGCCTGGCACCTACTCTGTTTGACACCCAGCACT CTAATGATGGAAATTGGCCGATACTTAAACAGAGCTCAGCCCCTGTGGTAAAACCCCCTCAGATCTCCAACACAGACTGGAAAGAATCAAGCATGGATACTGCTTTAAAACAAGGAACTATATCCAGCCAGCCTTTGCCAACTTCAGTATTAGGAAGTACTGATAAAATG GGTCTTGACCTGGGGAAGGTGCCACCAACAGTTCCTGGTGTAAGCAAGCAGTTGCCTCAGAACTACGGGACCTATCCAAGCCCAGTTCCTTTAGGAACAGGTTCTACAAACTCTctagaaagaaggaaagatggCAGCCTTCCCAGACCTGGCACCAGTATAGCAAATCGGCAAAGGCCAGTTCCGCTCCCACCTCCCAGCAACATGCACCAGcccagctcttcacagcagatCCAGCAGAGAATTtctgtccctcccagccccacgtATCAACCCTCCGGTCCCCCCTTGTTCCCAGGAGGAGAGGGCAGGCCAGAGCTGCCTTTGACTGTGGCAATCAGACCTTTTCTCGCTGATAAAGGATCCAGACCTCAGTCTCCCAGAAAAGGGCCACAGACAGTGAACTCCAGTTCCATCTACTCAGTGTATCTTCAGCAAGCAACACCACCAAAGAATTACCAACAAGCTGTGTACAATACCTTAAATAAGTCGGTAAAAGCAG tttatgGAAAGCCTGTATTACAGTCTGGTTCAACCTCTCCCTCACCCTTGCCATTCCTTCATGGTTCTTTGCCTGCCCAGTCTCCCTCACAGCCACAATCTCAGCCTCAGACTGAGGTCACTGAAAAAGATCAAGAGCTGGAAAATGCTCCACCACCCACTGAAAACAGCAATGTGGAAAACATTCCCCGTCCTCTTAGTCCTACTAAGCTCACCCCTATTGTGCACTCGCCCCTACGGTATCAGAGCGATGCTGACCTCGAGGCTCTGAGGAGAAAACTGGCCAATGCTCCGAGGCCGTTAAAGAAACGCAGCTCCATCACTGAGCCAGAGGGCCCAAGTGGACCAAATATACAAAAATTATTGTACCAGCGCTTTAATACCCTGGCTGGAGGGATAGAAAGTGCTCCTTTTTATCAGCCAAGCAATCCACAGGACTTCATAGGCAACCTAGCTGACGTTGATAATGGGAACGCCAGCACCAATGGCAATATTGAAGAACCAATCCCCGTGCAACCTACAGTTCCTGTCCCTGATGAACCACCCCCTTCGTCAGATGCCAATGATAATGAATTACCTTCTCCCACTACCGAGGAGCTGATAAGCACTGAAACCACAAATCAAACACCTGAGACAACTGaagacaacaacaacaatctTGCTATAGTTCCTTCTACTGAGCAGTCACCCAGTCCCACGCCAGAGGTCAGTTCTCCAGTAGAAGATGAAGCTCCTTTGCcacctgctcttcctcctccacttCCTCCA ACAAAACGTACCAACTTGAAGAAACCCAACTCAGAAAGAACAGGCCATGGTTTGAGAGTGAAGTTCAATCCCTTGGCTCTCCTCCTAGATGCTTCTTTGGAGGGGGAATTTGATCTGGTACAACGAATCATATATGAG GTTGATGATCCGAGTAAACCAAATGATGAAGGCATTACACCTTTGCATAATGCAGTGTGTGCTGGTCATCACCACATTGTGAAGTTCCTACTCGATTTTGGTGTAAATGTAAATGCAGCAGATAGTGATGGGTG gaCACCCTTGCATTGTGCAGCTTCTTGCAATAGTGTTCATCTCTGTAAACTACTGGTTGAATCTGGGGCAGCTATTTTTGCTTCAACTATAAGTGATATAGAAACTGCTGCAGACAAGTGTGAGGAGATGGAAGAAGGTTATATTCAGTGTTCCCAGTTTTTGTATG GCGTGCAGGAGAAGCTGGGAGTGATGAATAAAGGGGTGGTGTATGCTCTGTGGGATTATGAAGCCCAGAACAATGATGAGCTGTCATTCCACGAGGGCGATGCCATCACTATTCTGAGGCGCAAGGATGACAACGAAACGGAGTGGTGGTGGGCCCGCCTCAATGACAAGGAAGGCTATGTGCCTAAAAACCTCCTCGGG TTATATCCACGAATAAAACCTCGACAGCGAACCCTCGCTTGA
- the PPP1R13B gene encoding apoptosis-stimulating of p53 protein 1 isoform X8, producing MWMKRRKRRVKLQVGNPRVELTLSELQDMAARQQQQIENQQQMLVAKEQRLRYLKQQERRQQQSVSESEKLQKLKERVETQETKLKKIRAMRGQVDYSKMMNGNLSTEIEHISAMFQEKQQELQAAVLKVDQLTQQLEDLRKGKLNGFQSYNGQVTGPAAVELKKLYQELQIRNRLNQEQNSKLQQQKELLNKRNMEVAMMDKRINELRERLYKKKVEARQKENIPLNRINGTSSPQSSLSASGRVAAVGPYIQVPSAGTYAVPVDPVKPQSLTIAPNSTHGRSKSETDCGCVKKSPDTWKVSDLDIIVDPILSPPTSLQSAVHNVIRLAPTLFDTQHSNDGNWPILKQSSAPVVKPPQISNTDWKESSMDTALKQGTISSQPLPTSVLGSTDKMGLDLGKVPPTVPGVSKQLPQNYGTYPSPVPLGTGSTNSLERRKDGSLPRPGTSIANRQRPVPLPPPSNMHQPSSSQQIQQRISVPPSPTYQPSGPPLFPGGEGRPELPLTVAIRPFLADKGSRPQSPRKGPQTVNSSSIYSVYLQQATPPKNYQQAVYNTLNKSVKAVYGKPVLQSGSTSPSPLPFLHGSLPAQSPSQPQSQPQTEVTEKDQELENAPPPTENSNVENIPRPLSPTKLTPIVHSPLRYQSDADLEALRRKLANAPRPLKKRSSITEPEGPSGPNIQKLLYQRFNTLAGGIESAPFYQPSNPQDFIGNLADVDNGNASTNGNIEEPIPVQPTVPVPDEPPPSSDANDNELPSPTTEELISTETTNQTPETTEDNNNNLAIVPSTEQSPSPTPEVSSPVEDEAPLPPALPPPLPPTKRTNLKKPNSERTGHGLRVKFNPLALLLDASLEGEFDLVQRIIYEVDDPSKPNDEGITPLHNAVCAGHHHIVKFLLDFGVNVNAADSDGWTPLHCAASCNSVHLCKLLVESGAAIFASTISDIETAADKCEEMEEGYIQCSQFLYGVQEKLGVMNKGVVYALWDYEAQNNDELSFHEGDAITILRRKDDNETEWWWARLNDKEGYVPKNLLGLYPRIKPRQRTLA from the exons ATGTggatgaaaaggagaaaacgGAGAGTGAAGTTACAG gTTGGGAATCCACGTGTTGAGCTCACTCTTTCTGAACTGCAAGATATGGCTGCCCGACAACAGCAACAGATTGAAAATCAACAGCAAATGTTGGTTGCTAAG GAACAACGTTTGCGTTACCTGAAGCAGCAAGAGCGTCGCCAGCAGCAGTCTGTTTCTGAGAGTGAAAAGCTTCAAAAACTTAAAGAACGTGTTGAAACCCAAGagacaaagctgaaaaaaatccgTGCCATGAGAGGACAAGTGGACTACAGCAAGATGATGAATGGCAATCTGT CAACTGAAATTGAGCATATAAGTGCCATgttccaggaaaagcagcaggagctgcaggctgcAGTGTTAAAAGTGGATCAGCTCACTCAGCAGCTGGAGGATttaaggaaagggaaactgaaTGGGTTTCAGTCTTACAATGGACAAGTGACAGGGCCTGCAGCAGTAGAATTAAAAAAGCTGTATCAAGAGCTACAG atcCGTAACAGGCTTAACCAGGAGCAGAACTCcaagctccagcagcagaaagagctCCTAAACAAACGCAATATGGAGGTGGCTATGATGGACAAGCGAATCAACGAGCTGCGCGAACGACTGTACAAGAAAAAAGTTGAGGCAcgtcaaaaagaaaacattcct TTGAATCGTATTAATGGAACTTCATCACCCCAGTCATCCTTGAGTGCTTCAGGAAGGGTAGCAGCAGTAGGACCTTACATCCAAGTTCCAAGTGCTGGCACTTACGCTGTTCCAGTAGATCCAGTTAAGCCACAGTCTCTCACCATTGCTCCTAACTCAACACATGGAAGATCAAAATCTG AGACAGACTGTGGGTGTGTGAAAAAATCTCCAGACACCTGGAAGGTTTCTGATTTAGACATAATAGTGGATCCTATTCTGTCACCTCCCACTTCTCTTCAGTCTGCTGTTCACAATGTCATCCGCCTGGCACCTACTCTGTTTGACACCCAGCACT CTAATGATGGAAATTGGCCGATACTTAAACAGAGCTCAGCCCCTGTGGTAAAACCCCCTCAGATCTCCAACACAGACTGGAAAGAATCAAGCATGGATACTGCTTTAAAACAAGGAACTATATCCAGCCAGCCTTTGCCAACTTCAGTATTAGGAAGTACTGATAAAATG GGTCTTGACCTGGGGAAGGTGCCACCAACAGTTCCTGGTGTAAGCAAGCAGTTGCCTCAGAACTACGGGACCTATCCAAGCCCAGTTCCTTTAGGAACAGGTTCTACAAACTCTctagaaagaaggaaagatggCAGCCTTCCCAGACCTGGCACCAGTATAGCAAATCGGCAAAGGCCAGTTCCGCTCCCACCTCCCAGCAACATGCACCAGcccagctcttcacagcagatCCAGCAGAGAATTtctgtccctcccagccccacgtATCAACCCTCCGGTCCCCCCTTGTTCCCAGGAGGAGAGGGCAGGCCAGAGCTGCCTTTGACTGTGGCAATCAGACCTTTTCTCGCTGATAAAGGATCCAGACCTCAGTCTCCCAGAAAAGGGCCACAGACAGTGAACTCCAGTTCCATCTACTCAGTGTATCTTCAGCAAGCAACACCACCAAAGAATTACCAACAAGCTGTGTACAATACCTTAAATAAGTCGGTAAAAGCAG tttatgGAAAGCCTGTATTACAGTCTGGTTCAACCTCTCCCTCACCCTTGCCATTCCTTCATGGTTCTTTGCCTGCCCAGTCTCCCTCACAGCCACAATCTCAGCCTCAGACTGAGGTCACTGAAAAAGATCAAGAGCTGGAAAATGCTCCACCACCCACTGAAAACAGCAATGTGGAAAACATTCCCCGTCCTCTTAGTCCTACTAAGCTCACCCCTATTGTGCACTCGCCCCTACGGTATCAGAGCGATGCTGACCTCGAGGCTCTGAGGAGAAAACTGGCCAATGCTCCGAGGCCGTTAAAGAAACGCAGCTCCATCACTGAGCCAGAGGGCCCAAGTGGACCAAATATACAAAAATTATTGTACCAGCGCTTTAATACCCTGGCTGGAGGGATAGAAAGTGCTCCTTTTTATCAGCCAAGCAATCCACAGGACTTCATAGGCAACCTAGCTGACGTTGATAATGGGAACGCCAGCACCAATGGCAATATTGAAGAACCAATCCCCGTGCAACCTACAGTTCCTGTCCCTGATGAACCACCCCCTTCGTCAGATGCCAATGATAATGAATTACCTTCTCCCACTACCGAGGAGCTGATAAGCACTGAAACCACAAATCAAACACCTGAGACAACTGaagacaacaacaacaatctTGCTATAGTTCCTTCTACTGAGCAGTCACCCAGTCCCACGCCAGAGGTCAGTTCTCCAGTAGAAGATGAAGCTCCTTTGCcacctgctcttcctcctccacttCCTCCA ACAAAACGTACCAACTTGAAGAAACCCAACTCAGAAAGAACAGGCCATGGTTTGAGAGTGAAGTTCAATCCCTTGGCTCTCCTCCTAGATGCTTCTTTGGAGGGGGAATTTGATCTGGTACAACGAATCATATATGAG GTTGATGATCCGAGTAAACCAAATGATGAAGGCATTACACCTTTGCATAATGCAGTGTGTGCTGGTCATCACCACATTGTGAAGTTCCTACTCGATTTTGGTGTAAATGTAAATGCAGCAGATAGTGATGGGTG gaCACCCTTGCATTGTGCAGCTTCTTGCAATAGTGTTCATCTCTGTAAACTACTGGTTGAATCTGGGGCAGCTATTTTTGCTTCAACTATAAGTGATATAGAAACTGCTGCAGACAAGTGTGAGGAGATGGAAGAAGGTTATATTCAGTGTTCCCAGTTTTTGTATG GCGTGCAGGAGAAGCTGGGAGTGATGAATAAAGGGGTGGTGTATGCTCTGTGGGATTATGAAGCCCAGAACAATGATGAGCTGTCATTCCACGAGGGCGATGCCATCACTATTCTGAGGCGCAAGGATGACAACGAAACGGAGTGGTGGTGGGCCCGCCTCAATGACAAGGAAGGCTATGTGCCTAAAAACCTCCTCGGG TTATATCCACGAATAAAACCTCGACAGCGAACCCTCGCTTGA
- the PPP1R13B gene encoding apoptosis-stimulating of p53 protein 1 isoform X7 → MELKRVEASQRFTADGQCCEIKMCSLAITWENSEQVGNPRVELTLSELQDMAARQQQQIENQQQMLVAKEQRLRYLKQQERRQQQSVSESEKLQKLKERVETQETKLKKIRAMRGQVDYSKMMNGNLSTEIEHISAMFQEKQQELQAAVLKVDQLTQQLEDLRKGKLNGFQSYNGQVTGPAAVELKKLYQELQIRNRLNQEQNSKLQQQKELLNKRNMEVAMMDKRINELRERLYKKKVEARQKENIPLNRINGTSSPQSSLSASGRVAAVGPYIQVPSAGTYAVPVDPVKPQSLTIAPNSTHGRSKSETDCGCVKKSPDTWKVSDLDIIVDPILSPPTSLQSAVHNVIRLAPTLFDTQHSNDGNWPILKQSSAPVVKPPQISNTDWKESSMDTALKQGTISSQPLPTSVLGSTDKMGLDLGKVPPTVPGVSKQLPQNYGTYPSPVPLGTGSTNSLERRKDGSLPRPGTSIANRQRPVPLPPPSNMHQPSSSQQIQQRISVPPSPTYQPSGPPLFPGGEGRPELPLTVAIRPFLADKGSRPQSPRKGPQTVNSSSIYSVYLQQATPPKNYQQAVYNTLNKSVKAVYGKPVLQSGSTSPSPLPFLHGSLPAQSPSQPQSQPQTEVTEKDQELENAPPPTENSNVENIPRPLSPTKLTPIVHSPLRYQSDADLEALRRKLANAPRPLKKRSSITEPEGPSGPNIQKLLYQRFNTLAGGIESAPFYQPSNPQDFIGNLADVDNGNASTNGNIEEPIPVQPTVPVPDEPPPSSDANDNELPSPTTEELISTETTNQTPETTEDNNNNLAIVPSTEQSPSPTPEVSSPVEDEAPLPPALPPPLPPTKRTNLKKPNSERTGHGLRVKFNPLALLLDASLEGEFDLVQRIIYEVDDPSKPNDEGITPLHNAVCAGHHHIVKFLLDFGVNVNAADSDGWTPLHCAASCNSVHLCKLLVESGAAIFASTISDIETAADKCEEMEEGYIQCSQFLYGVQEKLGVMNKGVVYALWDYEAQNNDELSFHEGDAITILRRKDDNETEWWWARLNDKEGYVPKNLLGLYPRIKPRQRTLA, encoded by the exons ATGGAGCTGAAGCGTGTTGAAGCATCGCAAAGGTTTACAGCTGACGGGCAGTGCTGCGAAATAAAGATGTGCTCTCTTGCAATTACATGGGAAAATAGTGAACAG gTTGGGAATCCACGTGTTGAGCTCACTCTTTCTGAACTGCAAGATATGGCTGCCCGACAACAGCAACAGATTGAAAATCAACAGCAAATGTTGGTTGCTAAG GAACAACGTTTGCGTTACCTGAAGCAGCAAGAGCGTCGCCAGCAGCAGTCTGTTTCTGAGAGTGAAAAGCTTCAAAAACTTAAAGAACGTGTTGAAACCCAAGagacaaagctgaaaaaaatccgTGCCATGAGAGGACAAGTGGACTACAGCAAGATGATGAATGGCAATCTGT CAACTGAAATTGAGCATATAAGTGCCATgttccaggaaaagcagcaggagctgcaggctgcAGTGTTAAAAGTGGATCAGCTCACTCAGCAGCTGGAGGATttaaggaaagggaaactgaaTGGGTTTCAGTCTTACAATGGACAAGTGACAGGGCCTGCAGCAGTAGAATTAAAAAAGCTGTATCAAGAGCTACAG atcCGTAACAGGCTTAACCAGGAGCAGAACTCcaagctccagcagcagaaagagctCCTAAACAAACGCAATATGGAGGTGGCTATGATGGACAAGCGAATCAACGAGCTGCGCGAACGACTGTACAAGAAAAAAGTTGAGGCAcgtcaaaaagaaaacattcct TTGAATCGTATTAATGGAACTTCATCACCCCAGTCATCCTTGAGTGCTTCAGGAAGGGTAGCAGCAGTAGGACCTTACATCCAAGTTCCAAGTGCTGGCACTTACGCTGTTCCAGTAGATCCAGTTAAGCCACAGTCTCTCACCATTGCTCCTAACTCAACACATGGAAGATCAAAATCTG AGACAGACTGTGGGTGTGTGAAAAAATCTCCAGACACCTGGAAGGTTTCTGATTTAGACATAATAGTGGATCCTATTCTGTCACCTCCCACTTCTCTTCAGTCTGCTGTTCACAATGTCATCCGCCTGGCACCTACTCTGTTTGACACCCAGCACT CTAATGATGGAAATTGGCCGATACTTAAACAGAGCTCAGCCCCTGTGGTAAAACCCCCTCAGATCTCCAACACAGACTGGAAAGAATCAAGCATGGATACTGCTTTAAAACAAGGAACTATATCCAGCCAGCCTTTGCCAACTTCAGTATTAGGAAGTACTGATAAAATG GGTCTTGACCTGGGGAAGGTGCCACCAACAGTTCCTGGTGTAAGCAAGCAGTTGCCTCAGAACTACGGGACCTATCCAAGCCCAGTTCCTTTAGGAACAGGTTCTACAAACTCTctagaaagaaggaaagatggCAGCCTTCCCAGACCTGGCACCAGTATAGCAAATCGGCAAAGGCCAGTTCCGCTCCCACCTCCCAGCAACATGCACCAGcccagctcttcacagcagatCCAGCAGAGAATTtctgtccctcccagccccacgtATCAACCCTCCGGTCCCCCCTTGTTCCCAGGAGGAGAGGGCAGGCCAGAGCTGCCTTTGACTGTGGCAATCAGACCTTTTCTCGCTGATAAAGGATCCAGACCTCAGTCTCCCAGAAAAGGGCCACAGACAGTGAACTCCAGTTCCATCTACTCAGTGTATCTTCAGCAAGCAACACCACCAAAGAATTACCAACAAGCTGTGTACAATACCTTAAATAAGTCGGTAAAAGCAG tttatgGAAAGCCTGTATTACAGTCTGGTTCAACCTCTCCCTCACCCTTGCCATTCCTTCATGGTTCTTTGCCTGCCCAGTCTCCCTCACAGCCACAATCTCAGCCTCAGACTGAGGTCACTGAAAAAGATCAAGAGCTGGAAAATGCTCCACCACCCACTGAAAACAGCAATGTGGAAAACATTCCCCGTCCTCTTAGTCCTACTAAGCTCACCCCTATTGTGCACTCGCCCCTACGGTATCAGAGCGATGCTGACCTCGAGGCTCTGAGGAGAAAACTGGCCAATGCTCCGAGGCCGTTAAAGAAACGCAGCTCCATCACTGAGCCAGAGGGCCCAAGTGGACCAAATATACAAAAATTATTGTACCAGCGCTTTAATACCCTGGCTGGAGGGATAGAAAGTGCTCCTTTTTATCAGCCAAGCAATCCACAGGACTTCATAGGCAACCTAGCTGACGTTGATAATGGGAACGCCAGCACCAATGGCAATATTGAAGAACCAATCCCCGTGCAACCTACAGTTCCTGTCCCTGATGAACCACCCCCTTCGTCAGATGCCAATGATAATGAATTACCTTCTCCCACTACCGAGGAGCTGATAAGCACTGAAACCACAAATCAAACACCTGAGACAACTGaagacaacaacaacaatctTGCTATAGTTCCTTCTACTGAGCAGTCACCCAGTCCCACGCCAGAGGTCAGTTCTCCAGTAGAAGATGAAGCTCCTTTGCcacctgctcttcctcctccacttCCTCCA ACAAAACGTACCAACTTGAAGAAACCCAACTCAGAAAGAACAGGCCATGGTTTGAGAGTGAAGTTCAATCCCTTGGCTCTCCTCCTAGATGCTTCTTTGGAGGGGGAATTTGATCTGGTACAACGAATCATATATGAG GTTGATGATCCGAGTAAACCAAATGATGAAGGCATTACACCTTTGCATAATGCAGTGTGTGCTGGTCATCACCACATTGTGAAGTTCCTACTCGATTTTGGTGTAAATGTAAATGCAGCAGATAGTGATGGGTG gaCACCCTTGCATTGTGCAGCTTCTTGCAATAGTGTTCATCTCTGTAAACTACTGGTTGAATCTGGGGCAGCTATTTTTGCTTCAACTATAAGTGATATAGAAACTGCTGCAGACAAGTGTGAGGAGATGGAAGAAGGTTATATTCAGTGTTCCCAGTTTTTGTATG GCGTGCAGGAGAAGCTGGGAGTGATGAATAAAGGGGTGGTGTATGCTCTGTGGGATTATGAAGCCCAGAACAATGATGAGCTGTCATTCCACGAGGGCGATGCCATCACTATTCTGAGGCGCAAGGATGACAACGAAACGGAGTGGTGGTGGGCCCGCCTCAATGACAAGGAAGGCTATGTGCCTAAAAACCTCCTCGGG TTATATCCACGAATAAAACCTCGACAGCGAACCCTCGCTTGA